The Streptomyces sp. NBC_00459 DNA segment CCGGGTGCGCGAGCCGTCGCAGCCCGGCCTGCACATGCTCGGCCTCCGTCACCGCGTCCGCGAGCAGCCCCGCCTCGAAACGGCGCACCCGACCCTCGCCGCACAGCAGCACCTGCACCCGGCCGTCGACGACGGCGATCTCGATCAACCGCACACCGTCGCCGAGGCGTTCGAGCAGCCGGCCGGGGTCGAAGCGGCTCCCGCCGCCGGGCGACTCGCCGCGGATGTGGAGGGTGCGGGAGCGCACCTCCCGTTCCAGGCGCCGCTGTTCGCGCTCCAGCGCCGGTACCGGACGGCCGTCGTTCCGGGCCTCCTCGGCGCGCGCCGCGATCTCCCGGAACGCGGTGAGGCTCTGCCCGAGCGCCGGGTCGTCGGGCGGCCGGACGGGCGGCGCCGACAGGACCGTGGCCCGCAACCGCTCGCTCCACACCAGCAGCCGCCGGGGCCCACCGGACTCCAGGGCCGCCCGCTGAGCCAGCGCGGCCAGTTCGGCGCCCTGCGCCGTGGCCCGGGCCCGCAGCTCCGACGCGCCGAGCGTCATCCGGTGGTCGTCCAGGACGGCGAGTCCACGCCGGCAGGCCTCCAGCACACCCCGTCCGGACCCCGCCGCCTCCGCGCGCAGCGCCTGCGCGGCCCACCCCGTCATCCTTGCCAGCGGGGGACCCACACGCCGGCTGCGGGCGGCGACCTTCAGATGCTTCTCCGCGTCCTCCCGCCAGCCCAGCGCGAGCGCGATCCGGCCCGCGAGCAGCGACGCCTCGGGCGCGGCCGGCGAACCGAAGGCGGTGAGCCGGTCGGCCAGCGCCGCCGCGTCCGCGACGAGCCGGCCCGACGTCCGCCCGGTCGCGACCCGCGCCTCCAGCAGCACCAGCCGGGCGTGCGCCTCCCACCAGCTGCGCCGCTGCCCGGCGAACAGCCGGACGGCCACGGCCGCGCGGGCGATCGCGGTGTGCGGATCGTCCGCGAGCCGGGCGGCCTTCGCCGCGGTCAGCAGCAGCTCCGCCTTGCGGGTGCTCTGCCCGCCGATGCCGTCGAGCACACCGAGCGCCGTGTCGGCCTCGGTGACCGCCTCACGGGCGAGCCCGGCGGCCATCAGCACCTCGCAGCGGCGGATGTAGAACATGAAGATGGGTGTGCCCAGCCGGTCGTACCGCTCGGCAGCCTCGTCGAACAGCCGCAGCGCCGCCGGGATGTCGCCCGCCCGGTACGCGGCCAGCGCCCGGCTCTCGACGACATCGGCCTTGTCGTGCTCCTGGCCGGTGGTGTCCCACAGCTGTTCGGCGGCGGTGAAGTCGGCGTCGGCCCGCTCGGGGCGGCCCAGCGCCAGATGCACGGTGGCGCGCAGCGTCAGCGCCCGCGCCGTCCAGATGGTGTCGTCCGCCTGCCGCAGCACGGGAATGGCCCGCCGTACGTCGTCCAGCGCCTCGCGATGATGGCCCAGCACCCACCACGCGTACGCCCGCCGGTACAGCACGCGCGCGCGTGTATGGCCCGAACCCCGGTCCACGCCTTGCTCGAACGCCTCCAGGCCCTGCCGGGTACGGCCCGCGTGGACCAGCGCGACGCCGAGCGTGCCGAGAACGTCAGCCTCGCGTTCCGCCGACCCGGCGTCCGCCGCGAGATCGCGGGCACGCCGCAGATGACGCAGGGCGACACGCATGTCGCCGAAGTCCCGCTGCCACATACCGATCACCTGATGGGCGACCGAGGCGTGAAACGCGGTCGGATCGCTGCCGAGGAGGTTCTCCGCGCGAGCGAGGGCGTCCTTCGGGCGGGCGAACACCATCGGAAGTAGTTCGAGAACCGTGTCGCTTCCCGCTGTCACCCAACGGATGGTAGTGCTCCGCGCCCCGCGTCACACAGGTTTGGCCATGGATAACTCGCTGTCCATCTCTGATCGACCCCTGTATCAACGAACGTGTCGCGGCCCCTGTATCACGCGGCCGCGACGCTGCTCTCAATAGAGGCAACAGGGGATCGGTTCAAGGGGGAGGGCATTCCATGGCACCTCAGCGTTTCCAGGAGCAGTTCGACCAGATCCAGCGCTCCATGCCAGGCGTCGAGCTGGCGATGGGGCCGGACGACGCCGCCGAGTTCATCTACGAGAAGGGCGTCGTCCTCGCCCGCGACGGCGAGGAGGCGCGGATCGTCGAGGACACCGTACGCGCGCACTTCACCACGTTCGCCGGTCTGGCGGCCGACGATGTGCGCCGGGCGAGCCCGGAGACCAACCGGTCCGGCATCACCCGGATCCAGGTCGGCGACCCGGCCCAGGGCGACCGGCGCGGCGACCGCGCGGTGGCGGGCGCGCTGCGCGCGCTCAGGGAGACGGAGGGCAACGCGGGACGCCGACTCGTCAGCCGCAATCACGTCGTGCACATCGCCCCCGTCAACGCCTGCCCCGGCGACGAGCCCGTGCCCGTCCCGTACACCGCGGGACCCAACCCGGCGCTGGCGGAGAGCGGTTACGACGCGGACAGCGCCGTCGGCGTTCTGGTCGTCGACACCGGCCTCATGCACGACTACGCGTCCTACCCGGCGATGGCACACGTCCAGGGCGACCCCCAGATCGCCGAGTGCGACGCGAACGGAGTGCTCCAGCAGTACGCGGGGCACGGCACGTTCATCTCGGGGCTCGTCGCGGCCGTCGCCCCCAACACGAACATCGTCTCCCGCAACACCCTCAACGACGCCGGCGCGATCCTGGAGTCCGAGTTCGGCGACAAGCTCTTCGAGGCCGTCGAGCGCGACGGCTGGCCGGCCATCATCAGCCTCTCCGCGGGCACGTCGAACGGCAGCACGGAAGGCCTGCTCGGCCTCGCCGCGTTCATGGAGGCCCTGCGCGAGCAGCCGCGCACCCTGCTGGTCGCCGCCGCCGGCAACAACGCCAGCGCCACCCCCTTCTGGCCCGCCGCCTACGCCGACAAGCCCGAGTACGCCCAGTCGGTGATCTCTGTCGGCGCCCTGCGCAGCGACGGCGAGTTCGGCGCCTGCTTCAGCAACCACGGCGCATGGGTGAAGGTCTACGCCCCCGGCGAGCGTCTCACCGGGCCGCTCACCGGCTTCGGGACGCCGGTGCCGTACATCTACCAGCACAGCACGTACGACACCTGCCGCCACCACTTCACCTACGCCTGCACCTGCCAGGACCCCCAGCACCTCGGCGTGCTCTCGGGGGACCACGAGACCACCTCGGGCACCCCGGACCAGGCGGTGTTCGAGGGGTTCGCGCAGTGGAGCGGCACCTCGTTCGCCACCCCGGTGGTCGCCGCGATGATCGCCGCCCACATGACCGCTCACAAGGAGGCCGACCCGCGCGTCGCCCGGCAGCAACTCCTCGCCGCGAACACCGAGTTCGCGGAGGTCCGGGGTGCGGTCGTACCGGCGCTGATCCCGCCCACGTGGAGCCCGGTGCCGGTAGTGAACATCCCGCCCGCCATATGAGGCCGACAGGCCTCCGTACAAGGACAAATCGAGTGAGGACCATGCGCAGGACGAGTGGAGCACCCCCTTCCACGGCGTACGATGACTGGCCGTACACGAGGGGTGGGGACGTGGACCGAGCTGCGGTCGGCGCCTTGGTCCAGTCCGCCGTCGACGGTGACGCGGCGGGCTGGAAGGCGCTGGTGGAGGGGTTGAGCCCGCTGGTGTGGTCGGTGGCGCGCGCCCACCGGCTGTCCGACGCGGACGCGCACGAGGTGTACTCGACCGTGTGGTTCCGTTTCGCCCAGCATCTGGGCCGGATCCGTGAACCGGAGAAGGCCGGTTCGTGGCTCGCGAGCACCGCACGGCACGAGTGCCTCAAGGTCATCAAGAGCAGCCACCGGATGACACCGACGGACGACACCCAACTGCTCGACCGGATCAGCGACGACCGTACGCCCGAGCAGCGGGTGATCGAGTCCGAGGAGGCCTCGGCCGAGGCGGAGCGCATCCGGCAGTTATGGCAGGAGTTCGAGGAACTCGGCGCCCGGTGCAGGCAGTTGCTGCGCATCCTGATGTCCACGCCGCCGCCGAGCTATCAGGAGATCTCCGCCGGCCTCGGTATCGCCGTGGGGAGCATCGGCCCCCTGCGCCAGCGCTGTCTGCGCCGGCTGCGGGTCCGGCTCGCCGCCCGGGGGGTGTTGTGAACAACGCGCACGACAACGACGGTTCACCGCACGACTCCGACGACATGGACGGCGCGGCCGAGATGAACGGTACCGACGGCACTGAAGGCACGGACGGCTTCGACGACGAACTGGACGCCGACGCCGCCGACCTGGCGGAGTTCGAGGACGACGACCCACTGGACAACGACCTCCTGGAGGAGACGCTGCGCCAGGCCGCCGCCATCATGGACCCGGTCCCGGCGCAGCTCCAGCAGACCGCCGTGGAGGCCTACGCCCTGTACTCGCTCGACACCCGGCTTGCCGAGCTGACCTTCGACTCGCTCGTCCACGGCATCCCCGTCAGGGGCGCCGTGGACGCACCCCGGATGCTGACCTTCCACACGGATGAACTGACGGTCGACGTCGAGGTGACCGCGCACGGTCTGATGGGGCAGGTGCTGCCGCCGCAGGAGGCCAGGATCGAGGTGTTGAGCGGTCCGCAGCTCGCCTCGCCACCCAGCCTCACCGCCGACGACATGGGCCGCTTCGCCGGCGACCTGAACGTCTCCGGGCCCTTCGCGCTCCGGTTGCGGACGGACGCGGAGGTCGTCATGACGGAGTGGCTGCGCGTCTGACACGACGCACGACTGCCGGGGGGCGGATCCGACCCCCGGCAGCTGCTCCCGTCTGCCGCTCTCAGCCCGCGGCCACCAGCGGGTAGTGGCAGGCGACCGCACTCCCCGCTGCCGTCGTGACGAGCCGGGGCCGCTCCGCCGCACACACCTCCCGTGCGTACGGACACCGCGTGTGGAAGGTGCAACCGGCCGGTTCGGCCACCGGGTCGGGCACGTCTCCGGTGAGGACGATCCGTTCCCGGCGCGGCCCGTCCGGGGCGCCGGTCCCGTCGTCGATCTCCGGGACCGCCGACATCAGCGCCTCGGTGTAGGGGTGAGCGGGAGCCCCGTACAGCGTCTCGGTGTCGGCGAGTTCGACGATCTCACCGAGATACATGACAGCGATCCGGTCCGAGACATGACGGACCACGCCCAGGTCGTGCGCGATGAAGACATACGTCAGCCCGAACTCGTCCTGGAGATCGGCGAACAGGTTCAGCACCTGCGCCTGGATCGACACATCGAGCGCGGACACCGGCTCGTCGGCGACGATCAGCTTCGGCGACGTCGCCAACGCCCTTGCGATACCGATGCGTTGACGCTGACCGCCCGAGAACTCGTGCGGGTAGCGGTCCAGATGGGCCGCCGACAGCCCCACCACGTCGAACAGCTCGGCCGTCCGGCGCCGGACGGCGGCTGCGTCCCCGTACCGGTGGATGAGCAGCGGCTCGGCGACGATGTCCCCGGCGCGGCGGCGCGGGTTCAGGGAGGCCTGCGGGTCCTGGAAGACGAGCTGCATCCCCGGTCGTACGGGGCGCAGCCGGCGCGCGGACAGGCTGGTGATGTCCTGCCCGTCGAACTCGACCCGCCCGCCCGTGATGTCGGTGAGCCGGACCAGACAGCGGCCGAGCGTCGACTTGCCGCAGCCGGACTCGCCGACGACGCCGAGGGTTTCACCCGCGCGCACCTCCAGCGAGACCCCGTCCACGGCCCGCAGCACCTTGCGGCGCAGGGTGAGGGTGTCGCCGCGCAGCGGGTAGTGCTTGGTGACGTCGGTGGCGCGCAACAGCACGTCGGCGTCGCCGGTTCGGGCCTGGGGGTCCGTGGTCACGGCGCCGCCTTTCCGTCGAGGGTGTCCGGTGTCGAGTGCGCCGTTCGGGCTGTTCCGCGCTCCCGGATCGGCAGTCCGCGGCACCTTGCGTTGCCGGTGAGGGAGTCGCCGCGCAGCGGCACGTCGGTGTGGCCGGTCCCGGTCCGGGTGTTCGCTGTCATGGCGCTGCCTTTCGGTCCGGTGCCGATCGGGCCGCCCTTCGGGCTGTTCCGCGCTCCTCGTCCGGCAGCCAGCAGGCGTCGAGGTGGCCCGACTCGCCTCTGAGTACCGGGCGTTCGTCGCAGAGGTCGTGCCGCGCCGGGCAGCGCGGCGCGAAGGGGCATCCCTCCGGCACGCTGTCCGGTGACACGGGCACGCCCGCGATGGTGGGCAGCCGGCGCAACCGCGGTCCGCCGACCCGGGGCACCGAGTCGAGCAGCCCCCAGGTGTACGGATGCCGGGGACCGTGGAACACGGCCCGGCGCGGGCCCTCCTCGGCCGCCCGCCCGCCGTACATGACCAGCACCCGGTCGGCGATCTCGGACACCACACCCATGTCGTGCGTGATGAGCACCACCGCCGAACCGCGCCCGTTCAACTCCCGCATCAGGTCGAGGATCTGGGCCTGGATCGTCACATCGAGCGCGGTGGTCGGCTCGTCGGCGATCAGCAGCGCCGGACCACAGGCGAGGGCCATCGCGATGACCGCCCGCTGCCGCATCCCGCCCGAGAACTCGTGCGGGTAGGCGTCGACGCGCGAGGCGGCGTCCGGGATGCCCACGTCGGACAGCAGCCCGACCGCCCGGGCGAGCGCCTCCTTCCTGGACACCTTCTCGTGCGCCCGGATCTGCTCGGCGATCTGCCGGCCGACCGTGTAGACCGGCGTCAGCGCGGTCATCGGGTCCTGGAAGACCATGGCGATCTCCCGGCCGCGCACCGACCGCATCTCCCTGTCGGGGAGAGCGAGCAAGTCCCGCCCCCGGAAGAGGACTTCACCCGTGACGGTGACGTTGGAGCTGGTCAGCAGCCGCAGTACGGCCAGCATCGACACGCTCTTGCCGGAGCCCGACTCGCCGACGACGCCCAGGATCTCGCCGGGGGCGACCGAGAAGGAGAGCCCGTCGACGGCCGTGACCGTCCCGGTGCGGGTACGGAAGCTGATCCGCAGATCCCGTACGTCGAGAAGGGGTTCAGGGAGTAGGGGTTCAGGCATGGCGGGCCCTCGGATCGAGTCGCGCGTACAGGATGTCGACCAGCGCGTTGGCGAGGACCACGAAGAACGCCGCGTACATGACCGTACCCATGATCACGGGCAGGTCCAGGTTCTGGAGCGCGTCGAAGGTGAGCTTGCCGACGCCCGGCAGGCCGAAGACGACCTCGGTGAGCAGGGCCGCACCGCCCACCAGCGCGCCGAAGTCCAGGCCGAACAGCGACACGATCGGGATGAGCGAGCAGCGCAGCGCGTGCCGGATCAGGATCCGCCGCTCGGACAGCCCCTTGGCCCGCGCGGTGCGTACGTAGTCCTCGCCGAGCGCGCTGACGACCTCGCCGCGCAGCAGCCGGGCGTAGATGCCGGCATACAGCAGCGCCAGGGTCAGCCACGGGAAGAGCAGGTGCAGCGCCCACTGGCCGGGGTCCCTGCCCAGTTCGACGTACCCAGGTGGCGGTACCCAGGAGAACACCGAGTCGTGCAGGCGTTTCTGGGTGAGGAGGTTGACGACCTCGCCGAGCCAGTAGGCGGGGAGCGAGACACCGACGACCCCGACCAGCATGATCAGCGGGTCGGCGGCCGTGCCGCGCAGGCCGGCGGCCACCGTGCCCATGACGATGCCGACCGTCATCCAGATGACGGCCGCCCCGATCACCAGCGACAGTGTCACCGGCATGGCCTGTGTGATCTGCGGGATGACCTTCGAGCCGCGGTTGACGAACGACTCCAGGTCCCGGTCGATCAGGAGGTGCCGCATCATCAGCAGATAGCGGACGGGCAGCGGCCGGTCCAGGCCGAAGGAGTGCCGTACCTGGGCGAGGGTGGCCGGGTCGGCGTTGCGGCCCGCGATACGGGCGGCGGGGTCGACTCCCGGGGTGGCGAAGAAGATCAGGAACACCAGCACACTGATCGCGAACATCACCAGCAGGGCGGAGAGGAAGCGCCGGAGCGCGAAGTACAGCATCGGATCACACCCCTCCGCGCAGTCGGGCGTTCGGGTCGAGGGCGTCGCGCACCCCGTCGCCGAGGACGTTGAGGGCGGCCGTCGTCAGCGCAATGAGCAGTCCGGGGGCGATCGTCACGGTCGGGCGGGTGTACAGCAGTCCGAGGCCGTCCTCGATGATCGTGCCCCAACTGGCGTCGGGCGGCTGGACGCCGACCGACAGGAACGACAGCGCCGACTCCGTGAGCATCGCGAGGGCGGTCATCAGGGGCAGGAACACGATCGCTGTGGGCAGCACGTTCGGCAGCACCTCCCGGCGCATCACCCGCAGCGCGGGCGCGCCCGACCCGATGGACGCCTGGATGAACTCCTTGTTCCGCAGCACCAGCACCTGTCCGCGCATCGGCCGGGCCACGTACGGGACGTAGATCGCCGCGATGATCACGACCGGCAGCCACAGGCTTCCGGCCTCGACGGTGACCGGTCCGAGGCTGAGCCCGTCGGTGAGCAGGACGACGGACAGACAGATGGCCAGCAGATACACCGGGAAGGCCCAGATGACGTCCAGGACACGGGAGACGACCGCGTCGACGACCCCGCCCGCGTACCCGGCGAGGACCCCGACGCCCGTACCGAGGACACAGCACAGCAGCGCCGCCGTGACCCCGATGAACAGGCTGGTACGGCCGCCGTACAGCAGCCGGGCCATGACGTCCCGGCCCTGGTTGTCGGCACCGAGGAAGTAGTGGC contains these protein-coding regions:
- a CDS encoding CHAT domain-containing protein, coding for MVFARPKDALARAENLLGSDPTAFHASVAHQVIGMWQRDFGDMRVALRHLRRARDLAADAGSAEREADVLGTLGVALVHAGRTRQGLEAFEQGVDRGSGHTRARVLYRRAYAWWVLGHHREALDDVRRAIPVLRQADDTIWTARALTLRATVHLALGRPERADADFTAAEQLWDTTGQEHDKADVVESRALAAYRAGDIPAALRLFDEAAERYDRLGTPIFMFYIRRCEVLMAAGLAREAVTEADTALGVLDGIGGQSTRKAELLLTAAKAARLADDPHTAIARAAVAVRLFAGQRRSWWEAHARLVLLEARVATGRTSGRLVADAAALADRLTAFGSPAAPEASLLAGRIALALGWREDAEKHLKVAARSRRVGPPLARMTGWAAQALRAEAAGSGRGVLEACRRGLAVLDDHRMTLGASELRARATAQGAELAALAQRAALESGGPRRLLVWSERLRATVLSAPPVRPPDDPALGQSLTAFREIAARAEEARNDGRPVPALEREQRRLEREVRSRTLHIRGESPGGGSRFDPGRLLERLGDGVRLIEIAVVDGRVQVLLCGEGRVRRFEAGLLADAVTEAEHVQAGLRRLAHPGAEGRLAVLEASGRRLEELLLGAAVPHLGSGPVVVVPPGRLHRVPWALLPSLRERVLSVSPSASSWLRAQETGPPPGGRHVLVRGPGLASGGAEVPELVDRYGRPTVLEHEGARVPAVLDALDGAALAHIAAHGTFRADSPLFSSLRMADGPLIVHDFERLDRSPYRIILSSCDTGRLANVGADELLGLVTALLPLGTAGVVASSAPVNDAAVVPLMLALHKGLSVGLSLAEALRDARASLPGDATHQATGWAFSAFGSA
- a CDS encoding S8/S53 family peptidase — protein: MAPQRFQEQFDQIQRSMPGVELAMGPDDAAEFIYEKGVVLARDGEEARIVEDTVRAHFTTFAGLAADDVRRASPETNRSGITRIQVGDPAQGDRRGDRAVAGALRALRETEGNAGRRLVSRNHVVHIAPVNACPGDEPVPVPYTAGPNPALAESGYDADSAVGVLVVDTGLMHDYASYPAMAHVQGDPQIAECDANGVLQQYAGHGTFISGLVAAVAPNTNIVSRNTLNDAGAILESEFGDKLFEAVERDGWPAIISLSAGTSNGSTEGLLGLAAFMEALREQPRTLLVAAAGNNASATPFWPAAYADKPEYAQSVISVGALRSDGEFGACFSNHGAWVKVYAPGERLTGPLTGFGTPVPYIYQHSTYDTCRHHFTYACTCQDPQHLGVLSGDHETTSGTPDQAVFEGFAQWSGTSFATPVVAAMIAAHMTAHKEADPRVARQQLLAANTEFAEVRGAVVPALIPPTWSPVPVVNIPPAI
- a CDS encoding RNA polymerase sigma factor — its product is MRRTSGAPPSTAYDDWPYTRGGDVDRAAVGALVQSAVDGDAAGWKALVEGLSPLVWSVARAHRLSDADAHEVYSTVWFRFAQHLGRIREPEKAGSWLASTARHECLKVIKSSHRMTPTDDTQLLDRISDDRTPEQRVIESEEASAEAERIRQLWQEFEELGARCRQLLRILMSTPPPSYQEISAGLGIAVGSIGPLRQRCLRRLRVRLAARGVL
- a CDS encoding ABC transporter ATP-binding protein produces the protein MTTDPQARTGDADVLLRATDVTKHYPLRGDTLTLRRKVLRAVDGVSLEVRAGETLGVVGESGCGKSTLGRCLVRLTDITGGRVEFDGQDITSLSARRLRPVRPGMQLVFQDPQASLNPRRRAGDIVAEPLLIHRYGDAAAVRRRTAELFDVVGLSAAHLDRYPHEFSGGQRQRIGIARALATSPKLIVADEPVSALDVSIQAQVLNLFADLQDEFGLTYVFIAHDLGVVRHVSDRIAVMYLGEIVELADTETLYGAPAHPYTEALMSAVPEIDDGTGAPDGPRRERIVLTGDVPDPVAEPAGCTFHTRCPYAREVCAAERPRLVTTAAGSAVACHYPLVAAG
- a CDS encoding ABC transporter ATP-binding protein — encoded protein: MPEPLLPEPLLDVRDLRISFRTRTGTVTAVDGLSFSVAPGEILGVVGESGSGKSVSMLAVLRLLTSSNVTVTGEVLFRGRDLLALPDREMRSVRGREIAMVFQDPMTALTPVYTVGRQIAEQIRAHEKVSRKEALARAVGLLSDVGIPDAASRVDAYPHEFSGGMRQRAVIAMALACGPALLIADEPTTALDVTIQAQILDLMRELNGRGSAVVLITHDMGVVSEIADRVLVMYGGRAAEEGPRRAVFHGPRHPYTWGLLDSVPRVGGPRLRRLPTIAGVPVSPDSVPEGCPFAPRCPARHDLCDERPVLRGESGHLDACWLPDEERGTARRAARSAPDRKAAP
- a CDS encoding ABC transporter permease → MLYFALRRFLSALLVMFAISVLVFLIFFATPGVDPAARIAGRNADPATLAQVRHSFGLDRPLPVRYLLMMRHLLIDRDLESFVNRGSKVIPQITQAMPVTLSLVIGAAVIWMTVGIVMGTVAAGLRGTAADPLIMLVGVVGVSLPAYWLGEVVNLLTQKRLHDSVFSWVPPPGYVELGRDPGQWALHLLFPWLTLALLYAGIYARLLRGEVVSALGEDYVRTARAKGLSERRILIRHALRCSLIPIVSLFGLDFGALVGGAALLTEVVFGLPGVGKLTFDALQNLDLPVIMGTVMYAAFFVVLANALVDILYARLDPRARHA
- a CDS encoding ABC transporter permease; translated protein: MSDTATQLLSPTARRRSPGPWRTAVADLLRNRSAVAAALVLLAVVAVTLCAPLYADHIAHTDPFQSRVSGTTVVDGKTVPVLTPSTTGLGLGVTPIGPTWDFGHYFLGADNQGRDVMARLLYGGRTSLFIGVTAALLCCVLGTGVGVLAGYAGGVVDAVVSRVLDVIWAFPVYLLAICLSVVLLTDGLSLGPVTVEAGSLWLPVVIIAAIYVPYVARPMRGQVLVLRNKEFIQASIGSGAPALRVMRREVLPNVLPTAIVFLPLMTALAMLTESALSFLSVGVQPPDASWGTIIEDGLGLLYTRPTVTIAPGLLIALTTAALNVLGDGVRDALDPNARLRGGV